The genomic window GTATGGAAGGCTCAACCAATTGGGGAAGAACACTCTGAAAACCGACATCATTCATTTCTTCGACGGATGCAATTTGACGCTTTCGGACATAAGATTTGATTACAATCGATCGTATAACCCGCTTGGCGCGTAAGGAATCTCTGGAAGTTCATTCGGATGCATACATCTAGTTCTTACTATTTATTCCGTATTCGTTTCAATTTCCCACTTGGGTTTTTCTCCTTGGTTTATTCGTGGAGATTCTCATAGGCATTGTTCTCAACGCGCCATGGTTCAACGGGGAGTTGCACAAATATTGCTGCTTTTAGTTGTTTCTCAGGTTTGATTTGGGTAATGTGGATAGTGGAGGAGGCAGAAATCTTGTTTTTAATGATAATATCTGCTATTGTGACCATGATGAAAGCATTTTATGATATTGGAACGGTGCCCATTTGCATAGCGGAGCTTCCGCGTTGTTGATTGCAGAAAAACTAGGATATTTGGTGGGGTGGAGCAGAAGtgtttccttttcctgttttcaCGTGCTCATAATCTAATTATTGTCCGTATAGGAGTTCCTGGCTATGATGGCATTCCCCCGGACTCTTTTTGTCTTGATCGTGATGATCATATATCACTTTCTTAAGTCTTCACGAGGACGGGTCCATTCTAGACTATTGAGAAGCTAAAGGCCCTAACTGTTGTCCTTGCAGAGGCTAATTTTTTAGTTTACTTTTTAAGGTTTCCCCTCCTCTAGTAATCTACTGTTTCTGAGGTAGTAATGTGGCTTCATGTGATCTTTTTATTGAATTGGTGTACTTCTTTAATGTTTTAGATTTTTCCGTTCAAGGATGTTGATTGAACAGGTCATTTTATGGACAATCAGGGTATTGCAGTTTCCGTCCAAGGGGCCTTTTGATGCAGCTGTAAAATTGTTAATTAGAAAAGGTCGATTGTACCGCTTGGAGAAGGTAAAAGCCTCTTCATTTGATTaccctttctttttatttgtgaaaataaaatcaCTGCATGTAACCACTAGCTTTTTTCTCCTTGTGTCCTTGCATCAGGCAGACCGGAGCCAGTGGGACCTTCTGACGTCCTATGATGGAAAAACTGTAAGTGAAATCTCTACGGggttcttctatttctcatTGTACAACTAGTTTTTATAATGTTATCCTTGTATCTTCTACATTCATTAACTTGTGCTGACCATGATAGAGTTTTCCTTTTACGTTTTTTACTCTACTTGGTGTAGCTTTAACATGgaaatttgatttcattttggTGGTTAAGAATTAGAGAGTAACCCATGTGTTGAGTGCCTGAATGAAACTCACTAATGAAAATGGAACTGAAAATCATAATGAATGAAGATCCTCTTTGAACAACTCATTTCCTTAATTTCCTACATGTGATTAATTTATTAATTTGGAGACAAGTGATATTGGTTCAACTTATAAATCCAAGAATCATTGCAAGATGAGACACAAGGACCTGGCTTTTTAACTTACATTCAATAAAACGGGGTTCATGACATTCAAtgttaaaactttaattcataTTGAAATACTGCGAAGATCTACTAAAGTCTAAAACCgttgtcacaaatattggcattaggcaaaaaaagaaaaggttttcaTTGGGAAATATATCACGAGATATTCAAAATATTGCgctattttcaaaatattctaAGAAATACTAATAACAATAATATTTTGATATTAACCCCTTTCCAAAGGACCTTTTTTTGTACATAAGtattcattttctatttttttgtttgtcttaaatttttaaacataCTCTAAATGTTTATCAATATTTTTAtaagaaaactacaaaaaacacgTAATTTTTTATGAGCCTTTATATACTTattcttttttctgaaattcATGCTTTTCAAGAGGAAAAAGATTTAGAAGCACCTCTAGAAGTACCTTTCCTATAAATACATTTGTAAGAACGATGAAAAGTATTTAAGATATATTAAATATTCGTTATATGAGACATTGACATGCTTGCTGTTATGTAGGACGCCTGACATCTCCCCCTAAGACACAAATGTCAGTTTTGGGAATCTGTTCAACCTATCTTTTGGTGTTATAGTGTCAAAGACTCTTGTTGGGAGTTGAAATACAAGGCACTCTGTGAACTACTGAGTCAAATCGAATCAGCTATAGCTTCCTTAGCGAGTCTAGTTGCATGTTTGGACTATCTTACATATTGGCAAAAAAGTTTCATAGAGAAATAGAATTTCCAGTTTCATAGAGAAATGGAATTTCTTAACAGGCATGTTCTTTATTATAGATCTTTCAAGAAAACCATTTCAAAAGGTCTCGATCTTATCTTTTTCAGAACTGGATCTTATTTTTGCAAATCTTCTTGTAAATTGTATGAGATTTTTTGTCCTTACCCAATATGTTTGGTGATTCCATTGAAAATTTCTTCCTGCTCAACATCATGTTGCTTTTTATCTCTCATCTCCTATCCAACTCTCAGCAAGCTATATACCACAGAATACCTTCGATGGGTTCCTTTGAAATTTAACTTTCATGTTGCTTGCTTCTTCCAAAGCTTTTTCACATCACAAGTTGCATGAATTCCTGTTTCGCATTTCAGATACTTTGGTAGTGCCTTGCACTGATTGTTTTTGTGTATCCGTGTCAGGTTCTAATTCAAGGTGTTCCTCGCAATGCATCATTTGATGATGTTGAGCGTGTTCTCTCCGGTTGCAATTTTGATTCCTCCAGCATACAAATGTTTGTAAGGTTGGTCAAGTTGCATCCGATTTTGACTCCTCGACATGGTCACATTACTTACTTCTTTACTTGAATATTTGTAGGCCTGGTTTTCCTGATTCCGTAAGGATGGCGCTTGTCCAGTTTCCAACACGATTGGAGGCAATGAACGCTTTTCTAACAAAGAATAGGAGCTTTTGCCTCAATAACCCCATTTCAATGCGAGTTCTTCAATGAGCAGAGTTGCCCGTTTGGTAGGACTAAGCCAGCTACTTGTTCAAACACGTTCACTCTTAGCAGAAAGTGGACAATCAGATTTCCTTGTGTGTTCTGTATGTCATCACATTTTTGTGGCTACGCTGTTTCAGCAAGCAAGACGTGACAATTTTAGGTATACTTTTTGCACTTGAAACAAGTTTCTTGCATTCCTCAATTTATGCACTCTGCACTACATTATAAAGCTCTGCAAAATTTCCATGTTTGTCGCGCGGAAGCCATGCCATCACCCGCGTTTGTTCTGGGTTCTCAAGCTCTCTTGGATTTTAAGCTTCGGCTCTTCAATATGGCTACGAAACAATCAGTGCCCCGTCTACACGCATCTTTAGCTTGCCCCAATGGAGGGATGCAGAGAGGGCTCCAGAGGTGTACagattatgataaaaatttgGATTCCTGATCAACCTATGATACTGATGTTGATCTTAATTAGTCCTCACATAACACCGACTGGTTTCTTGTCAAGCCCGAGCAAATTCCATGAGGAAAGTTGTTAGGAAGTCCATTCAGTTCAATCAGCGGATTTAGCAGGTATGGACATGTTCTAACAACATTTAGGTGGTGCGAAGCGATTGAGAACAGAACATGTAATGACTTGACTGCCACCGCATTTGAAATGCCTCCGTATGACGGTTGTATCCGTTTAATTAGTTAGAAGTTCATTCAGAAACAACttattagaaagagagaaaagtaacTTAGAATGGATGATCTCCACGAGGACTCCTCTCAACCTACTATGGCAGACTATCAGTAGGGACTCTCCAATTTACAGTCTTACTATGTCCTTTTTCGTATTAGTCTTATGGGAAGATAATCCGAGTTCTGCACTGCCTGTTTTTCCAACAATTGTCATACAATGCTTTCGGTTTCTGGACATAACTAAGAAAAATAATGTGACGATGGCTGAGTGAGTAGACAGCCAGAGGCAAACACCAGAATGTGTGAAAAGATATAGAGAAAatttaatttctgaaatttaCTAGAAAATACATTTGTGGCTTATGACTGTGGTACTTGTTGCCAAAATCATTTAATTCACACAATACCATGAAAGCAAACAAATACGGCGGCAGAATTTTTTGGAGGAGGAGACAGAAGAACAGGGGAGGCCAGACTCCAGAGTTTAAGCAGCCACTAATCGCAGAGGAGGTTTACCAGCCACTTTAAGGTTTCACATCTGAAACCTTAAACAACGGCCTGCAACGTCCCTAGATACAAGTCTATACCAAGTGATCATCTATTTTTCTGTTTACCAATTAACAAATAttctaaatttttaataaaataagagAACACTTATTTTTCTAACCGATGCATCAGCAAGCATCACTGTGGTCTGCAGCCACGTGGTGGTCTATGCCCCAGCGCATTCTGATGACTTTGGGCCATGATACCCTGAACTTGTTTAGAACTTGGAACAAACCCACAAAAGCAGGTGTCCTTAAGATGCAAAACTTGAGGTTTCTGAATGTACCAACTGGGCGACGAATCTTTCTGAGTTTCTTATAAAAAAGATGATGCCTAGATGCCATCCAATGCCAGAACTTCACCATTCAGCACCATGTTCCACTCACGAGAAATgcttccctttctctcttacTGCATCCTTGCTTAGGTCAAGATGCCGGAACTTTCACCATTGAGCACCATTTCTCACCGTAGAGAGTTGGTTTCCCTCTCCCTCATTGAGTGCGATCCATACGCTGGTCAAGATGCCAGAACTTCACCATGCAGAAACCATGTCTCAGAGTACAGGGgtggtttctttttctctctgttaCTGCTAAATCTGCTTTTAGTAGGCAAAAGTGTGACAAAGTAACCGAGGGGAACCTCTCATTTCAGCATCACAGCACAATCTTTGGAAAAGGTGTATCTTATCCGCCAGCAAGAACAATTAGACAAGGCATGTATCTCTCAGTAAGGGATAATACAAGTTGCTCTCTTTTGCCGTTGTGGAGGCTACTTTCTAATGTTCCGAAACGGCGCTTCATCTTTTGcttaacctttttcttttcttcagttGATTCCCATTGTCTTGCACATGCATCCGTCTAAAGGAGCTTAACCAACGGTTAACTGCCTATAAACAATGTATAAACGTGCTTCAGTCTGGTGGGATCAAAAGTGGAGGCTTCATCCATGGCTCCCACCATCAGGTTAGGATCGATCTAAACCAACCGAGGCACAACCAAGTGCAATCACCCCAACAGGCGGAGCACTACCAGGAGCTTCTAAGGTTATTTCCTTCCTTGTTCTTTGTGCTGTTccttttgttatatattctttCGTTTCTGTTCCTAACAATCATTATTGAGCTTGGCCTGAGTTCACAAGCACTACCATCCAAGTATCCAACAATCAACAAAACCCCGTCATCTGAATCAGAATTTGGAAGGATGGACAAGTGAAGTTGTATTTGGACGCTAAAAACGTCAATCAATAAACATCTGTTATTTATTTGGATGATGTTCTTTCTCTTGTCGATCTTTGTCCTTGACTTGGACCGGCCACAAAGAGAAGAATTAGAAAcagaataagaagaaaacaacaataaaatctTATCAAAACTCTCTGCCCATGGCTGGTGTTGGTCCATTATATGTTACTTGAGTCTACTAGCTGTTCCTACTCTATCGAAATTGAAAGCACTTGCAACATCGGCAGGGACAACAAATGATGTGGTAACGAGATTCGGAGGCGATGGCGGAAATGTGGTTGTTGTGAGGCGCCTGAGAATTCCAAAGGTTATATATGATCCGGAAGGTGGAGCAGGGAGGAAGGGCCGCCAGTATAAACGATTTGGTGAGTGCGTAGGGGAAGCGTTTGATGTCTGTGGGCCGTGCGTGAAGCCGTGAACACTAAAGTGTGCCCGCTCTACCTGAAAAGCATGGGGTCGGATGACTGGAGGCCGGGGTGGGAAAGGTGTTCCGCCGGCAGTCTAATGGCAATACCACCCTCGCATCCTTCACCTTTTACTTCAGGACCTTCCTGCCTGCAAATGTCTGGTATAGGTTTGACCATTCCTGCTCCCCTAGAAGTGTAGTGCTTTCCCAAATGAGGTTTTCACCGGAGAAGTTTTGATGGGGGTACAGATTTTCCGTTGCTGTTCACTATGTAAAGCTTCCTTGGAGTTAAAAGATGACATTGCCACCTTCGCCTCTATACACAAATCCAAACTCTCTCTCATATTGTTACTGTGAACTGAAAATCTGTTAGGTGGATTTGTTATGGTGAGATAAAGGGAAAAGAGTGCTGGATTCCCTGGCTATCGTAGGAAACCATGGATAGTTGGAAACACAATGGCACTTTCTTAGGAAGCATTAGATGATGAATAGCCTGACAAGCTCCTCCTTTTCACCACAAAGTGCTTCTAaatgttcaaatttcaaattatttgtCCATGTTGAATTATATGTACAATTTCAAATAAATCTTTTTCAAAGTTTCCATCAATGGTTATTCATGCAGTTACAGTTTGATAGGATTTGAGAAAATTCAAGTATATCCCATGAGAGTTGTGCAATACATGTTGCACCAAGCCTAATCTACTTTACATTGAAGAATAATCTTAAACTATACAAGCCTGTCCATGTTAGATCCTTGCTCCAAAGCATCAAATGGGTGAGGGATGCACTCGGACTTCGTATCATCTATATAAGTTGCAACAGTTTTGTTTCTTATTGTTTAGTAGTCAGTGTTTCCATTATAAGCCCGTGAATATGAATTCGTTAGCTATACGTCAGGAGTTGCACACATGAAACTCATTCATTCCTAGGAAAACTGAAATTCATTACGTTGAACTTCTGatgaaaaatggtaaaaatcATAATGATACAAAGAAATTTTCGTAATTTTATGGATGTAAAGAATTCCTTTCTTCAACCAACCATGGGAAGAAAGCGTTTTCACAAGAAATAACGACTCATATGGCAAATGTCAACAAGATTACTGCTGAACGGCATACCCTTGCAGAAATGGACCGTAGCCACGGACTTTGAGCTGATGCAACTGCCactaccaaaagaaaaatctttcacAGCCTTCTATGaacttctcttttgttttgaatctattatgctTTCTGTGTAACTTTCCAAAAATATTTAGCTGGCAAGAGCCGACTCCGATCGTTAGACTTGGATCTCATTGAAGGAATCCCCTAAAAGCTGATATGAATTTTGGGCCTAGAAGCAGAAAAAATGCCATAAAGCTGCCAAACAAAATATTGAGTGCAGATCTGAAAACGTCGGGATCGTTCTGTTGAGCTGCAATCTTGGGGCTGTACATCGCTTTTGACAAAGGAAGCGCCTCTATAGCAGCATCTGCTAAATCAGATATGAACTCAGGCTTGCACCCTAAAGCAGGCACCCGTCTCCAATTCTTTATGCCAGATTCCAGAGCGAGTTCCTTATACTCCATATCCATCTCTTCCAGAGTTTCAATGTGCTCACTCACAAAGCTGGCATCAAGAAAAAATGCATTACAAGAAGCATCTAAAAAACCTCTAAATGTGTCTCTCACATCATTTTTCAGATCAGAAACAAGAAGTAAACAACTGCCAAGTGCCAACCCTGTTGATGTTGGCAATGCCCATATCATGTGCATAAGAGaggtagagggagagggagagagagacaggaaaTACCTGACAGGAACAACTAAGAGGCTCTTCACACCTTTCTGACCAAGCTCCACGATCACTTTGTCTGTATATGGTTTCAACCATTCCACAGGCCCAACTCGACTCTGGAAATATTGTAGCAGTGAGGTGAAACAACAACAATATACATACagtacatacatgcatacagaCAGAGACAAAGCATATGCACATACAAGCACACGCAGAGGAACTCTAGCATCTAAATAGCCAAAATATGCTCCACAGAGATACCATAACATTATCCCATGGATAAAGATATAAAAATTTCCTTCCAATCTTCATACTCAAATGACATAATATCATCAAAATATCTGCCACTTTCTCTTGTCATTATATTTCTTATGTAGGTTTCATCATGTTTTAAAAGCAACTGATCTGCTCGACGTATGAGGAAACAAATAACACATATCGCAGTATTTCAACGGCAGAGCAATCCACTCTAGAAAAGAACTACTTGCAATTTGATAATCAAACATAATCTAGCTGCAGTAACTACCTGATAGGCAAGAGTATGGTCATTCTTAATCTGTCTAGATCTGAGTTCATTCATAATTAAACCAACACACTCCTCCATCTGTTCCTTGTATGGATCTCCTGCATCTTCAACATAGCTAACAGGGACTCCATGTGCACTGAAAAAGATCATGGCCTGCACCATAGTAGAGCAAAATAAGCCACTGACAATATTAGCTCCAACAGGAGAAACTTCTGAGATTCAAGCATAAATAAGGTTTCACAGTTGCACCGCTTTTCTTTCCAGAGTGCCAAACCAAATTGAAGACCACATATTAGGTTGCAAAAAGTTGGTTCCAATAAAAAAGCTAATCATAACAATGTAATTGTCAGAAATCCTTGAAATGCTTGAATATTTCAATCAGAGTCCAAAACTACTAATGACCCGTCCAAGAGTGTTCTGTCACAAAGAGTAGGTAATTGATGACTTTCAACAAAAGATAGAACACAACTATGTTTGCTGAGGTAACCCTCAAGGACCCTCAAGAAAAAATGGACACTTTGGGCACTCTCACTTGCGTACCTCTTCAGGGTTTGCAAATGCTTGCAGCTCCTTCTCTATTAAGCTTGCCATTGAATTAACATATCCTTCCCGTTGATACCATGATTCAATAATAGTGACAGGTAACGTGGCTAGATATTCATCTTGCCTGTAGCAGAAGGGCACATAGTATATTATACTAAATTGCTAAGACACATAAGTTGAAAAGGAGAGAATTTGTATCATAAAATGTAAGATCAATAACAGAAAATTTAATTCTTGGCTTGTTCTTCACCTGAACATAGTTTGGAGTACACGAATGCTTGAACCACTTGTGGAGATTGAAAACTGAGGATAAAGGGGTAAAACAACAAGCTTCGTAATTCTGTCTCTCTTTATCTGCCATATTAAAATAAGTTACTTAGTGTGACTACAAATAACAAGGAAATTGACAGATATTATATAAGATAAACTCTTGCAACAAGTATCCCTCGTCAAAACATTTCCATGAAATCTGCCCATGAGGTTGATCCTTTGCAAGGAGAATGCATATTACATATTTGGGGTACATAATAAACACATTGCCTAATTTCTAACAATCTATAACACAATTAGGCAGAAGGGTGTTACAACccaaagaatataaaagaagaGACCATGTTTCAAGCACTAAAGCTGAAGGATGATAGAGAAAGGACTACTTGTGCTACTTCAATAAAAATGAGGCAAAATCCACAGAGCGGGCCTTAGTCAATTACAAACCTACTAACCTGCACAGTAACCTACGTAACACAGGTGCAGAGTACAGGTTGCCAATGCAgggtgggtgtgtgtgtgtgtgtgcatgcatgtgtgtagtccataaacaacaaaaactaaCAACTAATTTGTATGATTCTATCAACgattcaacaaaaaagaaaaacgatttGTCAGTTGATGGTCGCACACCCACATCCAAGTTGGACACAACTTGGGGGAGGACTATTTTCAAGAATGACTTAGATAGCAACTGAGAAAAGGAGGTTTGCAAAG from Nymphaea colorata isolate Beijing-Zhang1983 chromosome 6, ASM883128v2, whole genome shotgun sequence includes these protein-coding regions:
- the LOC116255653 gene encoding uncharacterized protein LOC116255653 isoform X3: MWRRNLLARIAISRDLCAREPVIRSPFVDRWKKPFSTSSEEQEAATEAFVSRPTKGLVYGRLNQLGKNTLKTDIIHFFDGCNLTLSDIRFDYNRSYNPLGAVLQFPSKGPFDAAVKLLIRKGRLYRLEKADRSQWDLLTSYDGKTVLIQGVPRNASFDDVERVLSGCNFDSSSIQMFVRPGFPDSVRMALVQFPTRLEAMNAFLTKNRSFCLNNPISMRVLQ
- the LOC116255653 gene encoding uncharacterized protein LOC116255653 isoform X2, giving the protein MWRRNLLARIAISRDLCAREPVIRSPFVDRWKKPFSTSSEEQEAATEAFVSRPTKGLVYGRLNQLGKNTLKTDIIHFFDGCNLTLSDIRFDYNRSYNPLGAMLIEQVILWTIRVLQFPSKGPFDAAVKLLIRKGRLYRLEKADRSQWDLLTSYDGKTVLIQGVPRNASFDDVERVLSGCNFDSSSIQMFVRPGFPDSVRMALVQFPTRLEAMNAFLTKNRSFCLNNPISMRVLQ
- the LOC116255653 gene encoding uncharacterized protein LOC116255653 isoform X1, with protein sequence MWRRNLLARIAISRDLCAREPVIRSPFVDRWKKPFSTSSEEQEAATEAFVSRPTKGLVYGRLNQLGKNTLKTDIIHFFDGCNLTLSDIRFDYNRSYNPLGAFFRSRMLIEQVILWTIRVLQFPSKGPFDAAVKLLIRKGRLYRLEKADRSQWDLLTSYDGKTVLIQGVPRNASFDDVERVLSGCNFDSSSIQMFVRPGFPDSVRMALVQFPTRLEAMNAFLTKNRSFCLNNPISMRVLQ
- the LOC116256195 gene encoding ferrochelatase-2, chloroplastic, translated to MGSLAAGVSNLKVHVPSASLSSERSTARVSCFSDRIAVSSSSEKIDCRLSYDLTNQNEFSGGLYPLRPVQRRKLVGQTFCSAGVCTLDGTTSEVYSQAAEERIGILLLNLGGPETLDDVQPFLFNLFADPDIIRLPRLFQFLQRPLAQLISFLRAPKSKEGYASIGGGSPLRQITDEQAHALKNALEAKRVHAKVYVGMRYWHPFTEDAVKQIKRDRITKLVVLPLYPQFSISTSGSSIRVLQTMFRQDEYLATLPVTIIESWYQREGYVNSMASLIEKELQAFANPEEAMIFFSAHGVPVSYVEDAGDPYKEQMEECVGLIMNELRSRQIKNDHTLAYQSRVGPVEWLKPYTDKVIVELGQKGVKSLLVVPVSFVSEHIETLEEMDMEYKELALESGIKNWRRVPALGCKPEFISDLADAAIEALPLSKAMYSPKIAAQQNDPDVFRSALNILFGSFMAFFLLLGPKFISAFRGFLQ